In Mastigocladopsis repens PCC 10914, a single window of DNA contains:
- a CDS encoding RuBisCO accumulation factor 1: MTDLPPNVQNSDNNDVAPLLQKLRQKQGTWVEWGIAIAQLQKLGYDPQAIFEATGFEPMQQNQVIVGAQVYNSIEKAGASQAVRSHYTTRGSDVLYELRLLTQDERAAAAELTFQQKLDVDEAREVAKAMKDFSRFRTLPEGFENHPGDAIAYQCWKLARQNSDLQERSRLIAKGLRFAHSQTARKQIEQLLTDFTVVPKRPAPLLPFYRLESEAELPRIIPVVGELPLTPKDLKAVPLVEEIEPFRLVKFAGEQAWVPLPGWQVLLSAEDPVVILCNSDRFPNQTQNLAESVLVVIDRQEREWDASSYFVVDNSGELEFQWFETAPEIPLLGKIIVIVRPKKILDENLTKDSWQIDE; encoded by the coding sequence ATGACTGACCTACCACCCAATGTTCAAAATTCTGATAACAACGATGTGGCACCATTGCTGCAAAAGCTCAGACAAAAGCAAGGTACCTGGGTGGAATGGGGAATTGCCATAGCCCAACTGCAAAAACTCGGTTATGATCCCCAAGCTATTTTTGAAGCAACTGGATTTGAGCCGATGCAACAAAACCAAGTTATTGTTGGCGCTCAAGTTTACAATTCTATAGAAAAGGCTGGTGCATCCCAAGCAGTGCGATCGCATTACACCACACGTGGAAGTGATGTTTTATACGAACTGCGCCTGCTGACCCAAGATGAACGCGCCGCAGCTGCGGAACTCACCTTCCAACAAAAACTTGACGTTGATGAGGCGCGCGAAGTCGCCAAAGCAATGAAGGATTTTTCCCGCTTCCGTACTTTACCGGAGGGATTTGAAAATCATCCGGGAGATGCAATAGCTTATCAATGCTGGAAACTAGCCCGCCAAAACTCAGACTTACAAGAACGCTCCCGCCTCATAGCCAAAGGTTTACGTTTTGCTCACTCACAAACAGCAAGGAAACAAATCGAACAGTTGTTGACTGATTTTACAGTCGTACCTAAACGTCCTGCTCCCTTGTTACCCTTTTACCGATTGGAATCAGAGGCAGAATTGCCGCGTATCATACCAGTGGTGGGTGAGTTGCCATTGACACCAAAAGACCTGAAAGCAGTACCTTTAGTAGAGGAGATAGAACCATTTCGTCTGGTTAAGTTTGCTGGAGAGCAAGCTTGGGTACCGTTACCAGGTTGGCAAGTTTTGTTAAGTGCAGAAGATCCGGTGGTGATTTTGTGCAATAGCGATCGCTTTCCCAACCAAACACAAAATCTCGCTGAATCTGTGTTGGTTGTCATAGACCGGCAAGAGCGAGAATGGGACGCTAGCAGTTATTTTGTGGTTGATAACTCTGGTGAATTAGAGTTTCAATGGTTTGAAACAGCACCGGAAATTCCTCTACTTGGTAAAATCATTGTGATTGTGCGACCGAAGAAGATTTTGGATGAAAATCTGACCAAGGATTCTTGGCAAATCGACGAATAG
- a CDS encoding DUF3143 domain-containing protein, whose product MLLPSSETPLYNHPLPQIEHWLREQGCEQDEKELHCWHIQRPAWQAELWLDIEQIIVRYLQVGEGGQDIQRAFKYSLSRQDIERAVFSGP is encoded by the coding sequence ATGCTTCTTCCTTCCTCTGAAACCCCCTTATATAACCATCCTCTCCCCCAAATTGAACATTGGCTGAGAGAGCAAGGCTGCGAACAAGATGAAAAAGAACTGCATTGCTGGCATATTCAGCGACCTGCTTGGCAAGCGGAACTTTGGCTGGATATCGAGCAAATTATCGTGCGATATCTCCAAGTTGGAGAAGGTGGGCAAGATATCCAACGCGCGTTCAAGTATTCCCTCAGCCGACAAGATATAGAACGAGCTGTTTTTTCAGGACCATAA
- a CDS encoding response regulator yields the protein MDYQFLELDKIGCQLMTIEKPKKQKILVVDDEQDNLDLLYRTFRRDFNVLRADSGMNALQVLAAEGEVAVIISDQRMPEMKGTEFLSKTVPQFPDTVRIILTGFTDIEDLVEAINAGQVYKYITKPWNPGELKAVVQQAAQTYDLLKQRTEELRRATAQVSLLSVLVQLTQNSPTLEATLNPIARIFGKSCAADGCIFQLVEGNALVAKQGTYSTTGTVENWLAQDPLTTEAIALKGAALRAIATHQMQVSVNVPNDQKLAGVAHYPANGVEAHLVIPITYHNEVLAVLSLQWKQPCNLRQDDLKFIHLSSQLVAIVLRAVS from the coding sequence ATGGATTATCAATTTCTGGAACTAGATAAGATTGGGTGTCAATTAATGACTATAGAGAAACCGAAAAAGCAGAAAATCTTGGTAGTGGATGACGAACAAGATAATCTGGATTTGCTTTACCGCACCTTCCGCCGCGACTTTAACGTCCTAAGAGCAGACAGTGGTATGAACGCTCTGCAAGTGTTGGCAGCAGAAGGAGAAGTCGCTGTTATCATATCAGACCAGCGAATGCCAGAAATGAAGGGAACAGAATTTCTCAGCAAGACTGTGCCTCAGTTTCCGGATACCGTAAGAATTATCCTCACAGGTTTTACCGATATTGAAGACTTGGTAGAGGCGATTAATGCAGGACAAGTTTACAAGTATATTACCAAACCCTGGAACCCAGGGGAGTTGAAGGCGGTGGTTCAGCAGGCGGCTCAAACCTATGATTTGCTCAAGCAACGAACAGAAGAATTGCGCCGTGCGACTGCTCAAGTGTCGCTGCTGAGTGTTTTAGTGCAGCTTACTCAAAACTCTCCCACTTTAGAGGCAACTCTCAACCCCATCGCTAGGATATTTGGTAAAAGTTGTGCGGCTGATGGTTGTATATTCCAGCTAGTAGAAGGTAATGCCTTAGTTGCAAAGCAAGGGACTTACAGTACTACAGGTACTGTAGAAAACTGGCTAGCTCAAGACCCACTCACAACCGAAGCGATCGCCCTTAAGGGCGCTGCGCTCCGCGCAATCGCCACTCACCAAATGCAAGTCTCGGTCAATGTACCTAACGACCAAAAATTGGCTGGTGTCGCTCATTACCCAGCTAACGGTGTTGAAGCACATCTGGTGATTCCGATAACCTATCACAACGAAGTGTTAGCGGTGTTATCACTACAGTGGAAACAACCCTGCAATTTGCGCCAAGATGACCTGAAATTCATTCATTTATCATCCCAACTGGTGGCGATTGTACTCCGCGCAGTGTCCTAA
- the ubiE gene encoding bifunctional demethylmenaquinone methyltransferase/2-methoxy-6-polyprenyl-1,4-benzoquinol methylase UbiE: protein MSSEIRTIFNRIAPVYDQLNDWLSLGQHRIWKEMTVKWSTAKPGDTSLDLCCGSGDLSFRLARRVGRTGQVYGVDFSAQLLEIAKKRSQSQYPQPSITWVEADVLDLPFEDNKFDAATMGYGLRNVTDIPRCLKELHRVLKAGAKAAILDFHRPSSPQKRAFQQWYLDNLVVPVANHLGLKEEYAYISPSLDRFPTGKEQREIARQVGFATATHYPIANGMMGVLVITKAE from the coding sequence ATGTCTAGTGAAATTCGTACTATTTTTAACCGCATTGCTCCTGTTTATGACCAGTTAAATGATTGGCTGAGTCTGGGACAACACCGCATATGGAAGGAAATGACAGTGAAATGGAGTACAGCCAAACCAGGAGATACAAGTCTTGATTTGTGTTGCGGTAGTGGAGACTTATCTTTCCGGCTGGCGCGGCGTGTAGGAAGAACCGGACAGGTGTATGGAGTGGATTTTTCTGCACAATTACTAGAAATTGCCAAAAAACGTTCTCAAAGCCAGTATCCCCAACCCAGCATCACTTGGGTGGAAGCTGATGTTCTGGACTTACCTTTTGAAGATAATAAATTTGATGCCGCAACAATGGGCTATGGTTTAAGAAATGTAACAGATATCCCCCGCTGTTTGAAAGAGTTACACCGCGTTCTTAAAGCGGGTGCTAAAGCCGCAATTTTAGACTTTCATCGTCCCAGCAGTCCTCAAAAGCGTGCCTTTCAGCAGTGGTATCTGGACAATCTTGTTGTTCCAGTCGCCAATCATCTAGGTCTCAAGGAAGAATACGCCTACATCAGTCCCAGCTTAGACCGCTTTCCCACAGGAAAGGAGCAACGAGAGATAGCTCGTCAAGTTGGTTTTGCAACAGCAACACACTACCCCATTGCGAACGGTATGATGGGAGTGCTAGTGATAACGAAAGCTGAGTAG
- the cdaA gene encoding diadenylate cyclase CdaA, whose product MGDWWTQWLINLGRSQSLLVETLDIVLVLALTYMILVIISERRTLWMVRGFIILMLASAVSSRLQLQLLNFVLEKLVIGCAVAMAVALQSEFRRFLEQLGRGEFRQLFQPSRLAVPKSDSVIDEIVDAVKELSKNRIGALLILETTGPIDERDFSVPGVKLNAEVSKELIQTIFQPKTLLHDGATLIRGSRIVASGIILPLSGRTASRQLGTRHRAAMGITERVENCICVVVSEETGSISLAERGTLNRPLTTTKLKESLEARFSPTVDREAVAPGLLSLGRQIRGKALALISRLLGLPSTASRRDKK is encoded by the coding sequence ATGGGAGATTGGTGGACGCAATGGCTGATAAACCTAGGAAGGTCACAGTCTTTGCTTGTTGAGACTCTGGATATTGTGTTAGTACTGGCGCTGACGTACATGATACTAGTTATTATTAGTGAGCGCCGGACACTGTGGATGGTGCGAGGATTTATTATTTTGATGTTGGCTTCAGCAGTCAGTAGCAGATTGCAGCTACAACTGCTCAACTTTGTGCTAGAGAAGTTAGTGATTGGTTGTGCTGTCGCAATGGCGGTTGCTCTCCAGTCAGAGTTTCGCCGCTTTTTGGAACAATTGGGACGTGGCGAATTCCGGCAGTTGTTTCAACCGTCCCGTCTAGCGGTACCTAAATCTGATAGTGTAATTGATGAAATTGTTGATGCTGTTAAAGAATTGTCAAAAAACCGGATTGGAGCTTTGCTAATTTTGGAAACCACTGGTCCTATTGATGAGCGGGATTTTTCCGTGCCAGGAGTAAAGCTAAATGCCGAAGTTTCAAAGGAACTTATACAGACAATTTTTCAGCCGAAAACTTTATTACACGATGGGGCGACGTTGATTCGTGGCTCGCGGATTGTGGCATCAGGTATAATTCTACCGCTATCGGGACGTACCGCTTCGCGCCAGTTGGGAACACGCCACCGGGCGGCAATGGGAATTACTGAGCGCGTCGAAAATTGCATTTGTGTCGTTGTATCAGAAGAAACGGGTTCTATTTCCTTAGCGGAACGGGGAACTCTCAATAGACCACTGACTACTACGAAGCTGAAAGAGTCATTAGAGGCTCGATTTTCCCCAACTGTAGATCGGGAGGCTGTTGCTCCTGGTTTATTGAGCTTGGGTCGTCAGATTCGTGGTAAGGCACTAGCACTGATTTCACGTTTACTTGGATTACCATCGACTGCTTCGCGACGAGATAAAAAATGA
- a CDS encoding ATP-dependent Clp protease ATP-binding subunit encodes MFERFTEKAIKVIMLAQEEARRLGHNFVGTEQILLGLIGEGTGVAAKVLKSMGVNLKDARIEVEKIIGRGSGFVAVEIPFTPRAKRVLELSLEEARQLGHNYIGTEHLLLGLIREGEGVAARVLENLGVDLSKVRTQVIRMLGETAEVSAGGQPRGNKTPTLDEFGSNLTQMAADGKLDPVVGRAKEIERVIQILGRRTKNNPVLIGEPGVGKTAIAEGLAQRIANKDIPDILEDKRVVTLDIGLLVAGTKYRGEFEERLKKIMDEIRQAGNVILVIDEVHTLIGAGAAEGAIDAANILKPALARGELQCIGATTLDEYRKHIERDAALERRFQPVMVGEPSVDETIEILYGLRDRYEQHHKLKISDEALVAAAKLSDRYISDRYLPDKAIDLIDEAGSRVRLINSQLPPAAKELDKELRQILKEKDDAVRAQDFDRAGELRDREMEIKAEIRAIAQTKTNATRTEGDEPVVTEEDIAHIVASWTGVPVNKLTESESEKLLHMEDTLHQRLIGQEDAVKAVSRAIRRARVGLKNPNRPIASFIFSGPTGVGKTELAKALASYFFGSEEAMIRLDMSEYMERHTVSKLIGSPPGYVGYNEGGQLTEAVRRRPYTVVLFDEIEKAHPDVFNMLLQILEDGRLTDAKGRTVDFKNTLLILTSNIGSKVIEKSGSGFGFDVAEDQTEAQYNRIKSLVNEELKQYFRPEFLNRLDEIIVFRQLSKEEVSQISDIMLKEVFGRLTEKGITLEVTDRFKDRLIQEGYSPSYGARPLRRAIMRLLEDSLAEEILSGRIKEGDTAIVDVDDTGNVTVRAEQRRELLTPVVE; translated from the coding sequence ATGTTTGAACGCTTCACAGAAAAAGCCATAAAGGTAATAATGCTAGCCCAGGAAGAAGCTCGCCGTCTTGGGCATAATTTCGTGGGTACCGAGCAGATCCTCTTGGGTCTGATTGGAGAAGGTACCGGAGTAGCGGCTAAAGTACTGAAGTCTATGGGCGTCAATCTCAAAGACGCTCGGATTGAGGTAGAAAAAATCATAGGTCGAGGCTCTGGCTTTGTTGCTGTGGAAATTCCGTTTACGCCACGGGCAAAGCGGGTACTGGAACTATCCTTGGAAGAAGCGCGCCAATTAGGGCATAACTACATTGGCACCGAGCATCTGCTGTTGGGCTTAATCCGAGAAGGGGAAGGTGTAGCAGCCAGAGTGCTAGAAAACCTAGGGGTGGATCTGTCTAAGGTAAGAACCCAAGTGATCCGAATGCTGGGAGAAACAGCTGAGGTGAGTGCGGGTGGTCAACCACGCGGGAACAAAACCCCTACTTTGGACGAGTTTGGCTCGAATCTAACCCAAATGGCAGCCGACGGCAAGCTCGACCCAGTAGTGGGACGCGCCAAAGAGATTGAAAGGGTGATTCAGATTTTGGGTCGCCGGACAAAAAATAATCCTGTGCTGATTGGGGAACCAGGGGTAGGTAAAACCGCGATCGCCGAAGGTTTAGCACAACGCATTGCCAACAAAGATATCCCTGACATCTTGGAAGACAAGCGTGTGGTAACTCTGGATATCGGTTTACTTGTCGCAGGAACCAAGTACCGGGGTGAATTTGAAGAACGCCTGAAGAAAATCATGGATGAAATTCGTCAGGCGGGCAATGTCATTCTCGTGATTGACGAGGTTCACACCTTAATTGGCGCAGGTGCGGCAGAAGGCGCAATCGATGCAGCAAATATCCTCAAACCAGCCTTGGCGCGAGGTGAATTGCAATGTATCGGAGCCACAACTCTAGATGAATACCGCAAGCACATCGAGCGGGATGCAGCCCTAGAGCGTCGCTTCCAGCCAGTCATGGTCGGTGAACCATCAGTAGATGAGACGATTGAAATTCTCTACGGACTGCGCGATCGCTACGAACAGCACCACAAGCTGAAAATCTCCGATGAAGCTTTGGTCGCAGCGGCGAAGTTGTCTGACCGTTATATCAGCGATCGTTATCTCCCAGATAAGGCAATCGACTTGATTGACGAAGCAGGAAGCCGAGTTCGCTTGATTAACTCCCAACTGCCCCCTGCAGCGAAAGAGTTGGACAAAGAACTGCGTCAGATTTTGAAAGAAAAAGACGATGCAGTCCGCGCTCAAGACTTCGACAGAGCTGGGGAATTGCGCGATCGCGAGATGGAAATCAAAGCCGAAATTCGCGCCATTGCTCAAACCAAGACCAATGCGACTCGTACTGAAGGTGACGAACCTGTCGTAACCGAAGAAGACATTGCTCACATTGTCGCTTCCTGGACTGGAGTTCCGGTGAACAAACTCACCGAATCCGAATCCGAGAAGTTGCTGCACATGGAAGACACGCTCCATCAGCGCTTGATTGGTCAAGAAGATGCTGTGAAAGCGGTTTCGCGGGCAATTCGTCGCGCTCGTGTCGGTTTGAAGAATCCTAATCGACCCATTGCGAGCTTCATTTTCTCGGGTCCCACAGGTGTGGGTAAGACCGAGTTGGCGAAAGCTTTGGCTTCTTACTTCTTCGGTTCTGAAGAGGCGATGATTCGCTTAGATATGTCGGAATACATGGAGCGCCATACCGTCAGCAAGTTGATTGGTTCGCCTCCTGGTTATGTCGGATATAACGAAGGCGGTCAATTGACCGAAGCCGTGCGGCGTCGTCCTTATACGGTCGTGCTGTTCGACGAAATCGAAAAAGCACACCCCGATGTCTTTAATATGCTGCTGCAAATTCTGGAAGACGGACGCTTAACCGATGCTAAAGGTCGCACCGTAGACTTCAAGAACACCTTACTGATTTTGACTTCCAATATCGGTTCTAAGGTGATTGAGAAGAGTGGTAGCGGTTTTGGCTTCGATGTTGCAGAAGATCAAACAGAAGCGCAGTACAACCGGATTAAATCTCTGGTTAACGAAGAACTCAAGCAGTACTTCCGTCCTGAGTTCCTCAACCGTCTGGATGAAATCATCGTCTTCCGTCAATTGAGCAAAGAAGAGGTCTCTCAAATCTCCGACATCATGCTCAAGGAAGTGTTTGGTCGCCTCACCGAAAAAGGCATCACACTGGAAGTTACCGACAGATTCAAAGACCGCCTCATCCAAGAAGGTTACAGCCCCAGCTACGGCGCAAGACCATTACGTCGAGCAATTATGCGCTTGTTAGAAGATAGCCTCGCCGAAGAGATTCTGTCTGGTCGCATCAAGGAGGGTGATACAGCCATAGTTGATGTAGATGATACTGGCAATGTGACGGTGAGAGCGGAACAGCGCCGGGAATTGTTGACCCCTGTCGTTGAATAG
- the rimI gene encoding ribosomal protein S18-alanine N-acetyltransferase, with protein sequence MSKLELEIRHLTPADLTAVLELDKTCFGGLWTMDAYQRELDSPNSDLLGLFSPVCVIKVLGIGCFWSILDEAHITLLAVHPQYQRQGFGQALLYSVLKTACDRGLERATLEVRASNSAAISLYQKFGFKTAGRRRRYYKDNDEDALILWLPDLQQPQFQQTLDNWYIIINDH encoded by the coding sequence GTGAGCAAATTAGAATTAGAAATCCGACATCTAACTCCAGCTGATTTAACTGCCGTGCTAGAACTAGACAAAACCTGTTTTGGCGGTTTATGGACAATGGATGCCTACCAACGAGAGTTAGATAGTCCTAACAGTGATTTACTTGGTTTATTTTCCCCTGTCTGTGTCATCAAAGTACTGGGAATCGGTTGCTTTTGGTCAATTTTAGATGAAGCACACATTACTCTTTTGGCGGTTCATCCCCAATACCAACGTCAAGGTTTTGGACAGGCTTTACTATATTCTGTGCTAAAGACTGCTTGCGATCGCGGCTTGGAGCGAGCTACCCTCGAAGTGCGAGCTTCCAACTCGGCGGCAATTTCTTTATATCAGAAATTTGGCTTCAAAACCGCTGGACGTCGGCGGCGCTACTACAAGGATAACGATGAGGACGCCCTGATACTTTGGCTACCAGACTTGCAACAGCCGCAATTTCAACAAACTTTAGATAATTGGTACATCATTATTAATGACCATTAA
- a CDS encoding DUF445 domain-containing protein — MDWSHLWLYVSPPVVGGIIGYFTNDIAIKMLFRPYRAIYISGRRVPFTPGLIPRNQERLAKNVSNTIMGSLLTPEELQKLARRLLQTERVQGAILWILRLAIDQLKSDKEQKTAKILSGILRDLLGESLPRLLKVLARREDFLEAQVNQIFDQILLDFQLTEEQATRLADWLLQVVIPPDVLRQTIIDFLTDRTIQTIDESFREKTSGTYWVVANLFGLRNTLSRLRTYCLDEKDATNARLQDLLQQLQVRDRLKQFLLSLSLQNLPIGTVRQLRKTTRESVRHYLQTRGSDLLQGLGSSVDWENIAMLLVNRLSTSGVVSSSLEVVSKELALVLERYLERDLEAIVTQVIPILAIDQVIVDRVKSTSAADLEAAIEGIVKNELQAIVNLGGVLGFIVGLVQVIFLLFSQSL, encoded by the coding sequence ATGGATTGGTCTCACCTTTGGCTTTATGTGTCTCCCCCGGTAGTGGGTGGAATTATTGGCTATTTTACTAACGATATAGCCATCAAAATGTTATTCCGTCCCTACCGTGCAATTTACATCAGTGGACGAAGGGTACCTTTTACGCCTGGATTGATTCCCCGTAACCAGGAACGGCTTGCCAAGAATGTCTCAAATACAATCATGGGATCGCTGCTGACTCCAGAGGAGTTGCAAAAACTGGCGCGGCGATTGTTGCAAACCGAACGAGTACAAGGAGCAATTCTGTGGATATTACGACTGGCAATTGACCAACTAAAATCTGATAAAGAGCAGAAAACCGCCAAGATTTTGTCGGGAATATTGCGGGATTTGTTAGGGGAATCCTTACCTCGTCTTTTGAAGGTGTTGGCGCGGCGAGAAGACTTTTTGGAAGCACAGGTCAATCAAATTTTTGACCAGATATTACTGGATTTTCAACTTACAGAGGAACAAGCCACTCGCCTTGCTGATTGGTTGTTGCAAGTGGTTATACCGCCGGATGTACTGCGACAGACAATAATTGACTTTTTGACGGATCGCACAATTCAAACTATTGATGAAAGCTTTCGGGAAAAAACCAGCGGTACTTATTGGGTTGTGGCAAATCTATTTGGCTTACGCAATACTTTGAGCCGACTACGGACTTATTGCTTGGATGAAAAAGACGCTACCAATGCTCGTTTGCAGGACTTGCTTCAACAGTTGCAGGTGCGCGATCGCCTCAAGCAATTTCTGCTCAGTTTATCTTTACAAAATTTGCCAATAGGCACAGTTAGGCAACTGCGAAAAACGACACGCGAAAGCGTCCGCCATTACCTGCAAACACGCGGTAGCGACTTACTCCAAGGATTAGGTAGTTCCGTTGATTGGGAGAATATTGCCATGTTGCTGGTGAATCGACTCAGCACCTCTGGTGTTGTAAGTAGTTCGCTGGAAGTCGTCAGCAAAGAACTGGCTCTTGTTTTAGAGCGGTATTTGGAGAGAGATTTAGAAGCAATTGTGACTCAGGTCATCCCCATTTTGGCAATTGACCAGGTGATTGTTGACCGTGTAAAATCAACATCAGCTGCTGATTTAGAAGCAGCAATTGAGGGAATTGTCAAAAACGAATTGCAGGCAATTGTGAATTTAGGCGGTGTTTTAGGCTTTATTGTGGGATTGGTACAAGTCATATTTTTGCTCTTTAGTCAATCGTTATAG
- a CDS encoding isoprenyl transferase yields MTAQHTELQELPPDLKRELLPKHVAVICDGNGRWAKRRGLPRFVGHQRGVDALKNLLRCCDDWGIGALTAYAFSTENWGRPTEEVDFLMTLFQRVLRQELREMMEENVQIRFVGNLSALPHPLQQEIARSMEETKNNRGIKFTVATNYGARQEILHACRTIAHKVKQGTLQPDEIDEATFERHLYTEGICDPDLLIRTSGEMRVSNFLLWQIAYAEIYITESFWPDFNRNEFHRALCAYQQRNRRFGKV; encoded by the coding sequence ATGACAGCACAACACACTGAACTGCAAGAGTTGCCCCCTGATTTAAAACGAGAACTATTGCCCAAGCACGTTGCGGTGATTTGTGATGGCAATGGTCGATGGGCCAAGCGTCGAGGACTCCCCCGCTTTGTAGGACATCAGCGGGGAGTAGATGCGCTGAAAAATTTACTTCGCTGTTGTGATGATTGGGGAATTGGGGCACTCACAGCTTATGCTTTTTCAACTGAGAACTGGGGAAGACCCACCGAAGAAGTCGATTTTTTGATGACTCTATTTCAGCGTGTTTTGCGCCAAGAACTGCGGGAAATGATGGAGGAGAATGTTCAAATTAGATTTGTGGGTAATTTGAGCGCCTTACCTCATCCGCTTCAACAAGAAATTGCTCGTTCAATGGAAGAAACGAAGAACAATCGCGGTATTAAATTCACAGTCGCGACCAATTATGGGGCTAGACAGGAAATTTTACACGCATGCCGTACAATTGCTCATAAAGTAAAGCAAGGTACACTCCAACCAGATGAAATTGATGAGGCGACTTTTGAACGTCACCTCTACACTGAGGGAATTTGTGACCCAGATTTATTAATCCGTACGAGTGGAGAAATGCGGGTCTCGAATTTCCTTCTCTGGCAAATAGCTTATGCAGAAATTTATATAACTGAATCTTTCTGGCCCGATTTTAACCGCAATGAATTTCATCGTGCTTTATGCGCCTACCAGCAACGGAACCGGAGGTTTGGCAAAGTTTAG
- the lysA gene encoding diaminopimelate decarboxylase, producing MVSTHPAGVQYSGSQYLPQASTTNTSLSPNQELLPLTARINTHDHLEIGGCDVTTLVQQFGSPLYILDEETLRIACSQYRDNFQRYYKGESQVLYASKAWSCVSVCAIAASESLGIDVVSGGELHTALSAGVSPDKIYFHGNNKSRQELIFAIESGCTIVVDNWYELHTLVEIAGEVGEVGEVGEVGEDKLISLSPSTPSSPIRIMLRLTPGIECHTHEYIRTGHLDSKFGFDPNQLDELFTFVSQQSVVNCVGLHAHIGSQIFERQPHQDLAGVMVQWISKAALYGLSIKELNVGGGLGIKYTESDDPPSIEEWVKPICEVIHQACAAANLPLPKLLSEPGRSLIGTACVTAYSIGSSKVIPETRTYIAVDGGMSDNPRPITYQSVYRAVVANRLSAPSTETVTIAGKHCESGDIVIKDAQVPKTEPGDILVVMATGAYNYSMASNYNRLPRPAAVIVANGEANLILQRETYQDLIRQDCLPERLKS from the coding sequence ATGGTATCGACACACCCTGCTGGGGTTCAATATTCTGGTAGTCAGTATTTGCCACAAGCAAGCACTACAAACACAAGTCTTTCCCCAAATCAGGAACTTCTGCCGTTGACAGCCAGAATCAACACTCATGACCATCTGGAAATAGGTGGCTGTGATGTTACAACCCTAGTTCAGCAATTTGGTTCACCGTTATATATTTTAGATGAAGAAACCCTGCGAATAGCTTGTTCCCAGTACCGGGACAACTTCCAGCGCTACTACAAGGGTGAATCTCAAGTACTGTACGCTTCTAAAGCGTGGAGTTGCGTGTCTGTTTGCGCGATCGCTGCATCGGAAAGTTTAGGAATAGATGTCGTCTCTGGGGGCGAACTCCACACAGCCCTGAGTGCGGGTGTAAGCCCCGATAAAATCTACTTCCACGGCAATAATAAATCTCGCCAAGAACTGATTTTTGCCATTGAGTCTGGCTGCACCATTGTTGTGGATAACTGGTATGAGTTGCATACCTTGGTGGAGATAGCAGGGGAAGTAGGGGAAGTAGGGGAAGTAGGGGAAGTAGGGGAAGACAAATTAATCTCTTTATCTCCCTCCACTCCCTCTTCCCCCATCCGCATTATGCTGCGGCTAACACCCGGTATTGAATGTCACACACATGAGTACATTCGCACGGGACATCTGGATAGTAAATTTGGCTTTGATCCCAATCAACTCGATGAGTTGTTTACTTTTGTAAGTCAACAATCTGTCGTTAACTGTGTAGGGTTACACGCCCACATAGGTTCCCAGATTTTTGAACGCCAACCGCATCAAGATTTAGCTGGGGTGATGGTGCAGTGGATAAGTAAGGCTGCTCTTTACGGTTTATCAATCAAAGAGTTGAATGTGGGAGGCGGCTTAGGGATTAAGTACACAGAATCAGACGATCCACCTAGCATCGAAGAGTGGGTCAAACCGATTTGTGAAGTGATTCACCAAGCTTGTGCAGCAGCAAATTTGCCTTTGCCAAAATTATTATCTGAACCAGGACGTTCCCTGATTGGAACAGCTTGTGTGACAGCATACTCTATCGGCTCTTCCAAAGTCATTCCAGAAACACGCACCTACATAGCAGTTGATGGGGGAATGTCTGATAATCCACGCCCAATTACTTACCAGTCAGTGTATCGCGCTGTTGTTGCCAATCGATTGTCTGCTCCATCTACAGAAACTGTAACAATTGCCGGAAAGCATTGTGAATCAGGAGATATTGTAATTAAGGATGCCCAGGTACCAAAAACTGAACCAGGGGATATTCTCGTAGTCATGGCAACTGGTGCTTACAATTACAGTATGGCATCGAACTACAACCGCTTGCCTCGACCGGCAGCTGTTATAGTAGCGAATGGCGAAGCAAATTTGATTTTGCAACGCGAAACTTATCAAGACTTAATTCGACAGGATTGTCTACCAGAAAGGCTCAAAAGTTAG